The Streptomyces tubercidicus DNA segment CCGTACGTGGCGGCCGCCGAAGCGGTGAGGCTGTTGACCGCCCGCTTCGCCGCGCCGTACGCGGGCAGCCAGGGGTTGGCCATCAGGCTGCCGACGCTGGAGGTGTTGACGAGGGCCCCGCGCTGCGCGGTGGCACGGATGGCGGCGATCTCGGCGGACATGGCCAGCCACGGGCCCTTGAGGTTGACGGCGCAGACGTGGTCGAAGTCGGCCTCCGAGAGCTGGTCCATCGGGCCGGGCGGCTGGGCCGTCGCGCCGTTGTTGAAGGCCACGTCGAGCCGGCCGTACAGCTCCACGGACCGGTCGACGGCGGCCCGGACGCTCGCCGGGTCGGTCAGGTCGCACACCACGTAGTCCGCGGTGCCACCGGCCGCCCGGATCTCCTCGGTCACCGCCTTGAGCTGGGACTCCGTGCGGGCCGCGAGGAGCACCCTGGCGCCCTCCCGGGCGAAGAGCCGCGCCGCGGCCGCGCCGATGCCGCGACCGGCACCGGTGAGGAAGGCGACCTTGCCGGCGAGCAGGCCCGGGGCCGGGGCCGGGGCGAGGGTGGAGGCCGGGGCCGGGGCCGTAGTGGACGTGATCGGTGTCTGGTTCATGACGACGAGCCTGGTTCCGGCGGCCCCGCCCATCCAGGCACCGGCAGTACCTGGATGGCCACCCCGGCGCCGCCCACACTGGGGAGATGGATCGACGAGAACTGGCCGGCTTCCTGCGGAGCAGACGCGAGCGCATCGCCCCCGCCGACGTGGGGCTGCCCGCCGGGCCGCGCCGCCGTACGCCGGGACTGCGCCGCGAGGAGGTGGCGCAGCTGGCGTTCATCTCGACCGAGTACTACACGCGCCTGGAGCAGGCCCGCGCCCCGCACCCCTCCCGTGAGGTGCTGGCCCAACTCGCCCGCGCGCTGCGCCTGTCGGACGCCGAGCGCGACCACCTCCACCACCTCGCCGGCACCCCGCCCGGACCGCCGCCCGGCCCGTCGCGGGAGGTACGGCAGAGCATCGTCGACCTGCTGCGGCGGTTGCCGGAGGCCGCGGCGATCGTGGTGTCGGCGACGTATGAGGTCATCGCCTGGAACGACCTGGCCGCCGCCCTGATGGAGGACTTCTCCGTCCTGTCGCGCCGCGACCGCAACCTCCTCCGGCGCGCCTTCCTGGGCCCGCACCGGAACGGCCGGCGGCTGTACGGCGTCTCGGACGCGGACGAGTTCGCCCGGACCGCGGCCCAGCAGCTGCGCGCCGCCGCGGCCCGCTACCCCGACGACCCGGAGGTGACCGGCCTGGTCAGCGAACTCCTGTCCGGCAGCGACGAGTTCGCCCGGCTCTGGGCCGCCCACGACGTGGCCGCCCGGCCCACTCTCTGCAAGACCTTCGCCCACGCCCTCGTCGGCCCCGTCTCCGTCAACTGCGACGTCCTGGACATCGCGGACCGGGACCAGCGAGTCGTCATTTACACCGCGGCCCCCGGCTCCCCGTCGGAAGAGGCACTGCGGCTGCTGTCCGTCGTCGGGACGCAGCGGATGGAGGTGCCTGGCTGAGGCGGCTACGGCCGGACGGGGGCCGCCCGGTCACCAGCGCCGGCGCCCCGGTCATCGAGCCCTGGCCGGGGGCCGGTTCACTGGTCAGCGCTAACTCCTGCCGGCCCCCACCCGCCCCTGGAGCAGCCGTGACAGCGCCGCGTGGACGTCCTCGACGGAGCGGTCGGGCTGGAAGGACTGCCAGTCGAGGGCGGCCACCAGGACCATGCCGAGGAGGGCGGAGGCGGTGAGGGGGATGTCCAGTTCGGCGGAGAGTTCGCCGGTCCGTACGGCGTCCCGGAGGACGTCTTCCACGACGGCCTGGGCG contains these protein-coding regions:
- a CDS encoding SDR family NAD(P)-dependent oxidoreductase produces the protein MNQTPITSTTAPAPASTLAPAPAPGLLAGKVAFLTGAGRGIGAAAARLFAREGARVLLAARTESQLKAVTEEIRAAGGTADYVVCDLTDPASVRAAVDRSVELYGRLDVAFNNGATAQPPGPMDQLSEADFDHVCAVNLKGPWLAMSAEIAAIRATAQRGALVNTSSVGSLMANPWLPAYGAAKRAVNSLTASAAATYGPEGIRVNAIAPGTTLTEMLYEWDERSPGTIDQLNAQTPLGRAADPDEIAQAAAWLLSDRASYVTGTVLRVDGGMRA
- a CDS encoding helix-turn-helix transcriptional regulator; its protein translation is MDRRELAGFLRSRRERIAPADVGLPAGPRRRTPGLRREEVAQLAFISTEYYTRLEQARAPHPSREVLAQLARALRLSDAERDHLHHLAGTPPGPPPGPSREVRQSIVDLLRRLPEAAAIVVSATYEVIAWNDLAAALMEDFSVLSRRDRNLLRRAFLGPHRNGRRLYGVSDADEFARTAAQQLRAAAARYPDDPEVTGLVSELLSGSDEFARLWAAHDVAARPTLCKTFAHALVGPVSVNCDVLDIADRDQRVVIYTAAPGSPSEEALRLLSVVGTQRMEVPG